Proteins co-encoded in one Halorussus vallis genomic window:
- a CDS encoding ABC transporter permease: MSMYNYVARRAAFIAVTLFLVTVIAFGVTNVLPGNVALVILGPNASAESIQALKAQMGLNQPLYLQYVDWVVGLLQGDMGTSLRFDEPVAALIMEKLPRSLLLAFAATFVAVSLSIPLGVYSAVHQNEPSDVASSLFAFVGISVPIFLWGLIFILVFAVWLNLFPTGGYVSPMESPIGALKHLVLPAASMGFALTAYIMRMTRSSMLEVLSEEYIKLARAKGMTQRVVVLRHALRNAIIPVITVVAFQFSYAFGGVVVLEEVFSWPGIGQLTLTAIQSRDIPLIQGCIIVVAMIYMLSNFAADLLYAYFDPRIRYGGEE; encoded by the coding sequence ATGTCGATGTACAACTACGTGGCTCGGCGGGCGGCGTTCATCGCGGTGACGCTGTTTCTGGTGACGGTCATCGCCTTCGGCGTCACCAACGTCCTCCCCGGGAACGTCGCGCTGGTCATCCTGGGGCCGAACGCCTCCGCCGAGTCGATTCAGGCGCTGAAAGCACAGATGGGTCTCAACCAACCGCTGTACCTCCAGTACGTCGACTGGGTGGTCGGACTGCTCCAGGGCGACATGGGCACGTCGCTCCGCTTCGACGAACCCGTGGCCGCGCTCATCATGGAGAAACTGCCCCGGTCGCTACTGCTGGCGTTCGCCGCGACGTTCGTCGCGGTTTCGCTGTCGATTCCGCTCGGGGTCTACTCGGCGGTCCACCAGAACGAACCCTCGGACGTGGCGTCCTCGCTGTTCGCGTTCGTCGGCATCTCGGTCCCCATCTTCCTGTGGGGGCTGATATTCATCCTGGTGTTCGCCGTCTGGCTGAACCTCTTCCCGACCGGCGGCTACGTCTCGCCGATGGAGTCGCCCATCGGCGCGCTCAAACACCTCGTGTTGCCCGCGGCGTCGATGGGATTCGCGCTGACGGCCTACATCATGCGGATGACCCGGTCGTCGATGCTCGAAGTGCTGAGCGAGGAGTACATCAAACTCGCTCGCGCGAAGGGGATGACCCAGCGGGTCGTCGTCCTGCGCCACGCGCTCCGCAACGCCATCATCCCGGTCATCACGGTCGTGGCGTTCCAGTTCAGCTACGCCTTCGGCGGCGTGGTCGTCCTGGAGGAGGTGTTCTCGTGGCCCGGCATCGGCCAGTTGACGCTGACCGCCATCCAGAGCCGCGACATCCCCCTGATTCAGGGGTGCATCATCGTGGTCGCCATGATATACATGCTCTCGAACTTCGCCGCCGACCTGCTGTACGCCTACTTCGACCCGCGCATCCGCTACGGGGGTGAGGAGTGA
- a CDS encoding IclR family transcriptional regulator codes for MSEEHSGESPRILKTVSRALQVVRALEELDGATVTEVADHLDVSKSAAYNYLMTLEDQRLVVKEGNDYSLSLQFLMLGEYVRNQNVLYDTGKGEIERLAEETGEYAHLATIQHGLSVNLYKVKGEKAVGSDYQTSKLQKPDYLHFSATGKSMLAYLPRERVEEILDRYGLARKTENTITDREELFDELERIRERGYAYNDEEEIEGLQAIGAPIRDREGSVLGALSVSGPLRRMNDPDYHDTIVETVTNAANVIEVNINMAETDDDLPDFA; via the coding sequence ATGTCCGAGGAGCACTCGGGGGAGTCGCCGCGCATCTTGAAGACCGTCTCGCGCGCGCTCCAGGTCGTCCGCGCGCTCGAAGAACTCGACGGGGCCACCGTCACCGAGGTGGCCGACCACCTCGACGTCTCGAAGAGCGCGGCGTACAACTACCTCATGACGCTCGAAGACCAGCGACTCGTGGTCAAGGAGGGCAACGACTACTCGCTGTCGCTCCAGTTCCTGATGCTCGGGGAGTACGTCCGCAACCAGAACGTCCTCTACGACACCGGTAAGGGCGAAATCGAGCGCCTCGCCGAGGAGACGGGCGAGTACGCCCACCTCGCGACCATCCAGCACGGCCTCAGCGTCAACCTCTACAAGGTGAAAGGCGAGAAGGCGGTTGGCAGCGACTACCAGACCAGCAAACTCCAGAAGCCCGACTACCTCCACTTCTCGGCGACCGGCAAGTCGATGCTGGCGTACCTCCCGCGCGAGCGCGTCGAGGAGATACTCGACCGCTACGGACTCGCCCGGAAGACCGAGAACACCATCACCGACCGCGAGGAACTGTTCGACGAACTCGAACGGATTCGCGAGCGCGGCTACGCGTACAACGACGAAGAGGAGATAGAGGGGCTACAGGCCATCGGCGCGCCCATCCGCGACCGCGAGGGGTCGGTGCTCGGGGCGCTCAGCGTCTCCGGCCCGCTCCGCCGGATGAACGACCCCGACTACCACGACACCATCGTCGAGACGGTGACCAACGCCGCCAACGTCATCGAGGTCAACATCAACATGGCCGAAACCGACGACGACCTGCCGGACTTCGCCTGA
- a CDS encoding ABC transporter permease, which translates to MNVAAGWTGFKTLTKREILRFIRRPRNTFVPPFVTNVLYFSVFGVILGDRVGAVSLGGDPIPYILFILPGLVVLGAISNAFENASFSIFHGRWNEYIEETLTSPMPYSRMVAAYIVAGATRGLLVGSLIAVIGAFFTAVTVARPFYLAAFALVITLLFSSFGVVGGLWADDWDNLTMMNQFIVRPMVFFGGVFYAVRELPSPYQELSLLNPMVYMVNGVRYGFLGVSEVDPTISLAVLSALTAAIVALDVYLFQRGYGLTD; encoded by the coding sequence ATGAACGTCGCCGCGGGCTGGACCGGCTTCAAGACCCTGACCAAGCGCGAGATTCTGCGGTTCATCCGGCGGCCGCGCAACACCTTCGTCCCGCCGTTCGTCACGAACGTGCTGTACTTCTCGGTGTTCGGGGTCATCCTCGGCGACCGGGTCGGCGCCGTCAGCCTCGGAGGCGACCCCATCCCGTACATCCTGTTCATCCTGCCCGGCCTCGTGGTGCTCGGCGCCATCTCGAACGCCTTCGAGAACGCCTCGTTCTCCATCTTCCACGGCCGCTGGAACGAGTACATCGAGGAGACGCTGACCTCGCCGATGCCCTACTCCCGGATGGTCGCCGCCTACATCGTCGCGGGCGCGACCCGGGGACTGTTGGTCGGCAGTCTCATCGCGGTCATCGGCGCGTTCTTCACCGCGGTCACTGTCGCCCGGCCGTTCTACCTCGCGGCGTTCGCACTCGTCATCACGTTGCTGTTCTCGAGTTTCGGCGTGGTCGGCGGCCTCTGGGCCGACGACTGGGACAACCTGACGATGATGAACCAGTTCATCGTGCGCCCGATGGTGTTCTTCGGCGGCGTCTTCTACGCGGTCCGGGAACTCCCCTCGCCGTACCAGGAGCTCTCGCTGTTGAACCCGATGGTCTACATGGTCAACGGGGTCCGCTACGGCTTCCTCGGCGTCTCGGAGGTCGACCCGACGATCTCGCTCGCGGTGCTGTCGGCGCTGACCGCCGCCATCGTGGCGCTCGACGTCTACCTGTTCCAGCGCGGCTACGGCCTGACCGACTAG
- a CDS encoding ABC transporter substrate-binding protein — protein MPKDSKRSDGSDSGTGLPLNRRQFVGAVGTSVPLALAGCTSSGDGNGGGGGSGGQGTTQGGSGGSAKSGGTLKWGGAVPVQGLDPHLDSSAASKRVLENIYEELVQLQPDYSLKPHLAKTLEKKENDTLLSMKLREGVKFHDGTEMTSEDVMASYKRVENGDYLATGFFKFVESLNAPDKHTFEVKLKKPFAPFIAKMATAELAIMPKKKAQKKEVGKPVGTGPYQFESREIDTSFTMTKFDDYWDGGGSDGPYIDKIVKSEITDPSVRLQSFQAGEYDFINGVAPKDVQTVKQMNSARFEKQFPKSLVYLGLNCKRKPFDNKHARLALDFALDKKQIAEAALYGTGKPTATPATPGSPWVNPDVKPRPRNKQKAKEHLKKAGMPDGYSATFKIPQSYPTQVQAAKVISDQASDVGINLKIQKITWNSWLSNVYSKRNFQATTSSYLALWYPDVSFYKFLHPEGAFFFTGWTNEKYNKLVEEARHMYDEKKRAEKYHKATEILHRERAGHLFLWWQANLYAGVNAYKGDMGAPDGSTLRFQNNWLDR, from the coding sequence ATGCCAAAAGATAGCAAGAGAAGCGACGGGAGCGACTCCGGCACCGGGTTGCCGCTCAACAGGCGGCAGTTCGTCGGCGCGGTCGGGACGTCGGTGCCGCTCGCGCTCGCGGGGTGTACGAGTAGCGGCGACGGGAACGGCGGAGGCGGCGGAAGCGGCGGCCAGGGGACCACCCAGGGCGGAAGCGGCGGGTCGGCCAAGTCCGGCGGCACCCTCAAGTGGGGCGGCGCCGTCCCCGTGCAGGGACTCGACCCGCACCTCGACAGTTCGGCCGCGTCCAAGCGCGTGCTCGAGAACATCTACGAGGAACTGGTCCAGCTCCAGCCCGACTACTCGCTGAAACCCCATCTCGCGAAGACGCTGGAGAAGAAGGAGAACGACACGCTGCTCTCGATGAAGCTCCGGGAGGGCGTGAAGTTCCACGACGGCACCGAGATGACCTCCGAGGACGTGATGGCGAGCTACAAGCGGGTCGAGAACGGCGACTACCTCGCCACCGGCTTCTTCAAGTTCGTCGAGAGCCTGAACGCGCCCGACAAGCACACCTTCGAGGTCAAACTCAAGAAGCCGTTCGCGCCGTTCATCGCGAAGATGGCGACCGCGGAACTCGCCATCATGCCGAAGAAGAAAGCCCAGAAGAAGGAGGTCGGCAAGCCGGTCGGCACCGGTCCCTACCAGTTCGAGAGCCGCGAGATCGACACCTCGTTCACCATGACGAAGTTCGACGACTACTGGGACGGGGGCGGCAGCGACGGGCCGTACATCGACAAGATCGTCAAGAGCGAGATCACCGACCCGAGCGTCCGGCTCCAGTCGTTCCAGGCGGGCGAGTACGACTTCATCAACGGCGTCGCGCCCAAGGACGTCCAGACGGTCAAGCAGATGAACAGCGCCCGGTTCGAGAAGCAGTTCCCGAAGTCGCTGGTCTATCTCGGGTTGAACTGCAAGCGCAAACCGTTCGACAACAAGCACGCCCGCCTCGCCCTCGACTTCGCGCTCGACAAGAAGCAGATCGCCGAGGCGGCGCTGTACGGCACCGGCAAGCCCACGGCGACGCCCGCGACGCCCGGCAGTCCGTGGGTCAACCCCGACGTGAAACCCCGGCCGCGGAACAAGCAGAAGGCCAAGGAACACCTGAAGAAGGCGGGCATGCCCGACGGCTACTCCGCGACGTTCAAGATTCCCCAGTCGTACCCGACCCAGGTCCAGGCCGCGAAGGTCATCTCCGACCAGGCCAGCGACGTCGGCATCAACCTGAAAATCCAGAAGATTACCTGGAATAGCTGGCTCTCGAACGTCTACTCGAAGCGGAACTTCCAGGCGACGACGAGTTCGTACCTCGCGCTGTGGTACCCGGACGTCTCGTTCTACAAGTTCCTCCACCCCGAGGGCGCGTTCTTCTTCACCGGGTGGACGAACGAGAAGTACAACAAGCTGGTCGAGGAGGCCCGCCACATGTACGACGAGAAGAAGCGCGCCGAGAAGTACCACAAGGCGACCGAGATCCTCCACCGGGAGCGGGCGGGTCACCTCTTCCTCTGGTGGCAGGCCAACCTCTACGCCGGAGTCAACGCGTACAAGGGGGACATGGGTGCGCCCGACGGTTCGACGCTCCGCTTCCAGAACAACTGGCTCGACCGCTGA
- a CDS encoding PTS fructose transporter subunit IIB: MNLVAVTACPTGIAHSQMGAESLERAATAAGHDIEVEVQGAMGTENELAAADLERADAAIVAADVRVDERRFADLPTVAVPVREAVSDPEALVERAIALAEAGEGETVRPHDESDETVTDDAPDTEGANDDETDDGEADGPAEVGVFGRLRGLLK; this comes from the coding sequence ATGAACCTCGTCGCAGTGACCGCGTGTCCGACCGGCATCGCCCACAGTCAGATGGGCGCGGAGTCGCTCGAACGCGCCGCGACCGCGGCTGGCCACGACATCGAGGTCGAGGTCCAGGGCGCGATGGGTACGGAGAACGAACTCGCGGCCGCCGACCTCGAACGGGCCGACGCCGCCATCGTCGCCGCCGACGTCCGCGTCGACGAGCGCCGGTTCGCGGACCTCCCGACGGTCGCCGTGCCGGTCCGCGAGGCCGTCTCCGACCCCGAGGCGCTGGTCGAGCGCGCCATCGCGCTGGCCGAAGCGGGCGAGGGCGAAACCGTTCGCCCTCACGACGAGTCGGACGAGACGGTGACCGACGACGCGCCGGATACCGAAGGAGCAAACGACGATGAGACGGACGATGGCGAGGCGGACGGCCCCGCGGAGGTGGGCGTGTTCGGTCGCCTCCGCGGTCTGCTGAAGTGA
- a CDS encoding ABC transporter permease has protein sequence MSAEPGNTLRARLTISDSQRERISTFVRKFRNNTKAKVGLAIVLTLVVVAIFAPLIAPYSISETNISERTEAPSLEHPFGTDELGRDIFSRVVMGTRISLEVGLQAIGAALAAGTLIGVIAGYSGGLTDEILMRVMDAAMAFPPVLLALTLLVVLGPELRNVILALAFVYTPYIARVARSAALTERNEAYVEAAVARGESNTRIVFSEVLPNCTAPLLVQGSLNISFAILAEASLSFLGLGAQPPTPSWGLMIDTGRGFIETAPWMIVFPGLAIGITVIGFNMLGDGLRDVLDPKVDTEEH, from the coding sequence ATGTCCGCCGAACCCGGCAACACGCTCCGGGCCCGCCTCACCATCTCGGACTCCCAGCGCGAGCGCATCTCGACGTTCGTCCGGAAGTTCCGCAACAACACCAAGGCGAAGGTCGGCCTCGCCATCGTCCTCACGCTGGTGGTGGTCGCCATCTTCGCGCCGCTCATCGCGCCCTACTCCATCTCGGAGACGAACATCAGCGAGCGGACCGAGGCGCCGTCGCTCGAACACCCGTTCGGGACCGACGAACTCGGCCGCGACATCTTCAGCCGGGTCGTGATGGGGACTCGCATCTCGCTGGAGGTCGGTCTTCAGGCCATCGGCGCGGCGCTCGCGGCCGGGACGCTCATCGGGGTCATCGCGGGTTACTCCGGCGGCCTCACCGACGAGATACTGATGCGGGTGATGGACGCCGCGATGGCGTTCCCGCCGGTGCTGCTCGCGCTGACGCTGCTGGTCGTCCTCGGCCCCGAACTCCGGAACGTCATCCTGGCGCTGGCGTTCGTCTACACGCCCTACATCGCCAGGGTCGCCCGGAGCGCGGCGCTGACCGAGCGCAACGAGGCGTACGTCGAGGCCGCCGTCGCGCGCGGCGAGTCGAACACCCGCATCGTCTTCAGCGAGGTGCTGCCCAACTGCACGGCGCCGTTGCTCGTCCAGGGGTCGCTCAACATCTCGTTCGCCATCCTGGCCGAGGCCAGCCTCTCGTTCCTCGGCCTGGGCGCACAGCCGCCGACGCCGTCGTGGGGGCTGATGATAGACACCGGCCGGGGCTTCATCGAAACCGCCCCGTGGATGATCGTCTTCCCGGGGCTGGCCATCGGCATCACCGTCATCGGGTTCAACATGCTCGGCGACGGCCTGCGCGACGTCCTCGACCCGAAGGTCGACACGGAGGAACACTGA
- a CDS encoding ABC transporter ATP-binding protein, giving the protein MTAAIEVEDLRKRYENVQALDGVDLTVPEGSFFGLLGPNGAGKTTFINILVGLVRRSGGRAAVFGHDVEDDYRQARDAIGLAPQEFNVDRFFPIREVLQHKAGYHGIPADEAGERADEVLRRVGIYDKRDTRFDWLSGGMKRRFVLARALITDPDLLILDEPTAGVDVQLRHELWELITELNESGTTILLTTHYIEEAERLCDEVAILDSGSVVTVATPEELMDRGPDKIRVTLRDPPASAPSLSRGALASGAEDARVESVEMEGDHLVVTATKGGLVAPNLVRELDREGYEIVDLDISRTSLEEVFVEMTRADEGGEEREGEAEDGTEAVATDGGAR; this is encoded by the coding sequence ATGACTGCCGCCATCGAAGTCGAGGACTTGCGCAAGCGCTACGAGAACGTGCAGGCGCTCGACGGCGTCGACCTCACGGTGCCGGAGGGGAGCTTCTTCGGTCTGCTCGGCCCCAACGGCGCGGGCAAGACCACGTTCATCAACATCCTGGTCGGCCTCGTCCGGCGGTCCGGCGGCCGCGCGGCGGTGTTCGGCCACGACGTCGAAGACGACTACCGGCAGGCCCGGGACGCCATCGGCCTCGCGCCCCAGGAGTTCAACGTCGACCGGTTCTTCCCCATCCGGGAGGTCCTCCAGCACAAGGCGGGCTATCACGGAATTCCCGCGGACGAGGCCGGCGAGCGCGCCGACGAAGTGCTCAGGCGCGTCGGCATATACGACAAGAGAGACACCCGTTTCGACTGGCTGTCGGGCGGGATGAAACGGCGATTCGTGCTCGCGCGCGCGCTCATCACCGACCCCGACCTGCTTATCCTGGACGAGCCGACGGCGGGCGTCGACGTCCAACTCCGGCACGAGCTCTGGGAGCTCATCACCGAACTCAACGAGTCGGGAACCACCATCCTGCTCACGACCCACTACATCGAGGAGGCCGAGCGCCTCTGCGACGAGGTGGCCATCCTCGACTCGGGCAGCGTCGTCACCGTCGCCACGCCCGAGGAACTGATGGACCGCGGCCCGGACAAGATTCGCGTCACGCTTCGCGACCCGCCCGCGAGCGCGCCGTCGCTCTCGCGCGGCGCGCTCGCGTCCGGCGCGGAGGACGCCCGGGTCGAGAGCGTCGAGATGGAAGGCGACCACCTGGTGGTCACCGCGACCAAGGGCGGACTGGTCGCGCCGAACCTCGTGCGCGAACTCGACCGCGAGGGCTACGAAATCGTCGACCTCGACATCTCGCGGACCTCGCTCGAAGAGGTGTTCGTCGAGATGACGCGGGCCGACGAGGGCGGCGAGGAGCGCGAGGGCGAAGCCGAGGACGGGACCGAAGCGGTCGCCACCGACGGAGGTGCGAGATGA
- a CDS encoding dipeptide ABC transporter ATP-binding protein, translated as MSTHTPPDDDATAVASSSAENEPLLDVRDLRTEFRTGQGRIVASDRVSFTLDRGETMGLVGESGAGKSVTARSIMRLIDSPGEITGGRVLFDGEDLLEYTEAEMQGVRGKDIALIPQDPMSSLNPVLTVGSQITETIEHHQGVGEDAARERAIEAMREVGIPDAETRIDDYPHEFSGGMRQRVLLAIGLSCEPDLIIADEPTTALDVTTQAKILDLLNDLQEEMGMAVLMITHNLGVVAQTCDHVGVMYAGNLVETAELDQLFAEPQHPYTRALIDSIPEVDADYDELPTLDGAMPDLADLPEGCNFAPRCPYSTEACTEGGDPPLEPVAGTDSRAACIHAEELDLSESDIPETGAGRSDVDRSGDPVFEVRNLKKYFSAGDGVLGNLSLSFDDGVPSLERRYVKAVDGVSFDIYPGETLGLVGESGCGKSTVARTALRLLEPTDGEVYFEGEPVHEMGSSDVRSLRREMQMIFQDPQSSLNPRKTVGQIVGRAMKKHGIASGEEKDERVRDLLERVGLSRDAAEKYPHEFSGGQQQRVAIAHALAVEPKLIVCDEPVSALDVSVQAQILNLLNDIQAERGISFLFISHNIGVVRHICDRVAVMYLGTIAEIGTVEQVFGPPYHPYTESLLSAVPHADPERETDRILLEGSVPSPINPPSGCRFHTRCPKKIGEVCEREVPELEEKRAGTGHEISCHLSVEEMSERDFEVDAEAGSDTGRAHSDD; from the coding sequence ATGAGTACGCACACGCCACCAGACGACGATGCGACCGCGGTCGCGTCGTCGTCGGCCGAGAACGAACCCCTGCTAGACGTCCGCGACCTTCGCACGGAGTTCCGGACCGGACAGGGGCGCATCGTCGCCAGCGACCGGGTGTCGTTCACGCTCGACCGCGGCGAGACGATGGGTCTCGTCGGCGAGTCGGGGGCCGGAAAGAGCGTCACCGCCCGGTCGATCATGCGACTCATCGACTCGCCCGGCGAGATAACCGGCGGGCGGGTGCTGTTCGACGGCGAGGACCTGCTGGAGTACACCGAGGCTGAGATGCAGGGGGTCCGGGGCAAGGACATCGCGCTCATCCCCCAGGACCCGATGTCGTCGCTCAACCCCGTGCTGACGGTGGGGTCCCAGATAACCGAAACCATCGAGCACCACCAGGGCGTCGGCGAGGACGCCGCCCGCGAGCGCGCCATCGAGGCGATGCGGGAGGTCGGCATTCCGGACGCCGAAACCCGCATCGACGACTACCCCCACGAGTTCTCGGGCGGGATGCGCCAGCGCGTCCTGTTGGCCATCGGCCTGTCCTGCGAACCCGACCTCATCATCGCCGACGAACCGACCACCGCGCTCGACGTGACCACGCAGGCGAAGATACTCGACCTGCTGAACGACCTCCAGGAGGAGATGGGGATGGCGGTGCTGATGATCACCCACAACCTCGGGGTGGTCGCCCAGACGTGCGACCACGTCGGCGTGATGTACGCCGGCAACCTCGTCGAAACCGCCGAACTCGACCAGTTGTTCGCCGAACCCCAGCACCCCTACACCCGGGCGCTCATCGACTCGATTCCCGAGGTCGACGCCGACTACGACGAACTGCCCACCCTCGACGGGGCGATGCCCGACCTGGCCGACCTCCCCGAGGGCTGTAACTTCGCCCCGCGGTGTCCGTACTCCACCGAGGCGTGCACCGAAGGCGGCGACCCGCCGCTCGAACCGGTGGCCGGCACCGACTCGCGGGCGGCCTGCATCCACGCCGAGGAACTCGACCTCTCGGAGAGCGATATCCCCGAAACCGGCGCGGGACGCTCCGACGTCGACCGGTCCGGCGACCCGGTGTTCGAGGTCCGGAACCTGAAGAAGTACTTCAGCGCGGGCGACGGCGTCCTCGGCAACCTCAGCCTCTCGTTCGACGACGGGGTGCCCAGCCTCGAGCGCCGGTACGTCAAGGCGGTCGACGGCGTGAGCTTCGACATCTACCCGGGCGAGACGCTCGGGTTGGTCGGCGAGTCCGGTTGCGGGAAGTCGACGGTCGCCCGGACCGCGCTCCGACTGCTCGAACCCACCGACGGCGAGGTGTACTTCGAGGGCGAACCGGTCCACGAGATGGGGAGTTCGGACGTCCGGAGCCTGCGTCGAGAGATGCAGATGATCTTCCAGGACCCCCAGAGTTCGCTGAATCCGCGCAAGACGGTGGGCCAGATCGTCGGCCGGGCGATGAAGAAGCACGGCATCGCCTCCGGCGAGGAGAAGGACGAACGGGTGCGCGACCTGCTGGAGCGGGTGGGCCTCTCGCGCGACGCGGCAGAGAAGTACCCCCACGAGTTCTCGGGCGGCCAGCAACAGCGGGTCGCCATCGCCCACGCGCTGGCGGTCGAACCGAAGCTCATCGTCTGCGACGAACCCGTCTCGGCGCTCGACGTGTCGGTGCAGGCCCAGATTCTCAACCTGCTCAACGACATCCAGGCCGAGCGGGGCATCTCGTTCCTGTTCATCTCGCACAACATCGGGGTGGTCCGCCACATCTGCGACCGGGTCGCGGTGATGTACCTCGGCACCATCGCGGAGATCGGCACGGTCGAGCAGGTGTTCGGCCCGCCGTATCACCCCTACACCGAGAGCCTGCTGTCGGCGGTGCCCCACGCGGACCCCGAGCGGGAGACCGACCGCATCCTGCTGGAAGGGTCGGTGCCGAGTCCGATAAACCCGCCGTCGGGCTGTCGGTTCCACACGCGCTGTCCGAAGAAGATCGGCGAGGTGTGCGAGCGCGAGGTCCCGGAACTCGAAGAGAAGCGGGCCGGCACCGGCCACGAAATCTCGTGTCACCTCTCGGTCGAGGAGATGAGCGAACGCGACTTCGAGGTCGACGCCGAGGCCGGGTCAGACACCGGGAGAGCGCACTCCGACGACTGA
- a CDS encoding M20 family metallo-hydrolase has protein sequence MDVQQTRLRDDLEANAEFGAVAVEEGRGRTVLTGTAADREAREYLMERLRDAGLDVRVDAVGNVAGRWTPESADPDAAPVAAGSHLDSVPEGGIFDGPLGVYAALEAVRAMQDADFAPARPVEVVSFTEEEGQRFAGGLVGSSVASGDVGVEEALAFEDDDGVSLETALDGIDARGEGRIDAADWRAWFELHVEQAERLERAGVPAGVVTTITGLSRCRVEIRGEANHAGSTAMDERTDALAAASEFVLDVESAADEVVADESDTAVATVGKLDVRPNAPNVIADAVELTVDVRDVRHGSVDRIAERARASLDRLEAERGVETTLERPWDREPVPMSERCREALHEAGASAGIGTLDLHSGAAHDTMHVANVTDAALLFAPSEDGISHNPREWTDWEDCAAATRVLAGAIARLAAE, from the coding sequence ATGGACGTACAGCAAACGCGACTCCGCGACGACCTCGAAGCCAACGCCGAGTTCGGGGCCGTCGCGGTCGAGGAGGGCCGGGGTCGGACGGTGCTGACCGGGACGGCGGCCGACCGCGAGGCCCGCGAGTACCTGATGGAGCGACTCCGAGATGCCGGCCTCGACGTTCGGGTCGACGCGGTGGGCAACGTCGCGGGGCGGTGGACGCCCGAGAGCGCCGACCCCGACGCCGCCCCGGTCGCCGCCGGGAGCCACCTCGACTCGGTGCCGGAGGGCGGCATCTTCGACGGTCCGCTGGGCGTCTACGCCGCCCTCGAAGCGGTCCGGGCGATGCAGGACGCCGACTTCGCGCCCGCTCGGCCGGTCGAGGTCGTCTCGTTCACCGAGGAGGAGGGCCAGCGGTTCGCCGGCGGCCTCGTCGGGTCGAGCGTCGCGTCGGGCGACGTGGGCGTCGAGGAGGCCCTGGCGTTCGAGGACGACGACGGCGTCTCGCTCGAAACCGCGCTCGACGGCATCGACGCCCGGGGCGAGGGTCGCATCGACGCCGCCGACTGGCGCGCCTGGTTCGAACTCCACGTCGAGCAGGCCGAGCGACTCGAACGGGCGGGGGTCCCGGCGGGCGTCGTGACCACCATCACCGGCCTCTCACGGTGTCGCGTCGAGATTCGCGGCGAGGCCAACCACGCCGGGTCGACCGCGATGGACGAGCGCACCGACGCGCTCGCGGCCGCCTCCGAGTTCGTCCTCGACGTCGAGTCGGCCGCCGACGAGGTGGTCGCCGACGAGAGCGACACCGCGGTCGCCACGGTCGGAAAGTTGGACGTCCGACCGAACGCGCCCAACGTCATCGCCGACGCGGTGGAGTTGACCGTCGACGTGCGGGACGTGCGTCACGGGTCGGTCGACCGGATCGCCGAGCGGGCCCGCGCCAGCCTCGACCGACTCGAAGCCGAGCGCGGCGTCGAGACGACCCTCGAACGACCGTGGGACCGCGAACCCGTCCCGATGAGCGAGCGGTGCCGCGAGGCGCTTCACGAGGCGGGCGCGAGTGCCGGCATCGGGACGCTTGACCTCCACTCCGGGGCGGCCCACGACACGATGCACGTGGCGAACGTCACCGACGCGGCGCTCCTATTCGCCCCCTCCGAGGACGGCATCTCGCACAACCCGCGCGAGTGGACCGACTGGGAGGATTGCGCGGCCGCCACGCGGGTGCTCGCCGGCGCGATAGCGCGGTTGGCCGCGGAATAG